In Alkalimarinus alittae, the DNA window TCCGGGTATTGCTTTTGCACATGCTGGTGGCGGTGAGTTAACAGGGTTTATGCATGGCTTCGGGCACCCAATAGGTGGCTTAGACCACATGTTGGCCATGGTCGCTGTAGGTCTTTGGGCGGCACAGTCTGGTGGTAAAGCATCATGGGTGGTGCCTTGCACGTTTGTCGGTGTCATGGTGTTAGGGGGTATTCTTGGTTTCTCGGGTGTGTCTCTACCGTTTGTCGAAGAAGGCATACTAGTGTCTATTTTGATTTTAGGTGTGTTGATCGCCAGTGCTTACAAAGCGCCGTTAGTATTCA includes these proteins:
- a CDS encoding HupE/UreJ family protein codes for the protein MKKVALMLIGLFATLPGIAFAHAGGGELTGFMHGFGHPIGGLDHMLAMVAVGLWAAQSGGKASWVVPCTFVGVMVLGGILGFSGVSLPFVEEGILVSILILGVLIASAYKAPLVFSSLIVGLFAIFHGHAHGTEMPVSMSAATYAIGFALATAMLHFAGIGMGMLMKQANVQAVSRLAGGVIALGGVYLAIA